The Pungitius pungitius chromosome 13, fPunPun2.1, whole genome shotgun sequence genome includes the window ATTTAAAGAGTCAAACGTGCTGGTGCTTTTATACTGGGACAGGTGCACAGGTGGGAACGTAGATTCGGCGAGGAGCTTCAGGTTGCTGTCGATACGTGGTGTTCGTAGATCGCTGTGTGGGATTATCCAGCAAAACCACACACCTGTGATCCGTGCTGACGCACACATCTCCAGGTTTCACCTGTGTGGAGGAATTTGCGTTTGGGCCGAGAAGACCCTTCTGAGAAGATCAACCTCATGGGCGGCACTCCGCTTTGTTTGTACACCTGTGTTCTTCTGGAGGTTAAAAGGCGTAGGTTAATGCGCCAAGTTTCCACCACCTTCGAGGAAAGAGCGAGGCCATGAATTCAAATCTGACATTTACAGGAGGAACAATTTAATATCTTCATTTGCCAGTTTTTATCAGCTGATTGGCCAACCCTAAAGGAAAGGCCTTGGCCTCCTACTGTCTTCTTGGACTTAAGTTGTCGATGAATACACACTTTCCAATGTATCGTCTGcccacacacagaggaaggaggCCTCGCTCTCATCGGGTCACGTTGCTTAACGCACACTACGTATTTCACCAGTTATTTCACAGGCGTTGGGTGGCTGTCTCATTCGGGCGGGGTCACAATGTGTGAATCAGCTGTTCTgcgggagggaaagagagaagagcCCAGAAGTGAGCGTTGAATTGGGCTTTCTAACCGGTGAAGAGGCGGGCCATTTGTTGGGACCGACCCGCCCTGCATTATTccctttgtcaaaaaaaaaaaaaaacctgtaggGTTCACATTGTCAGATTGACATTAGTGTCACATAAAACAAAAGTACTGTAACCATGCAAGCTGGGTGTCGGCCACAGGCTGCGTTTGAACAACTCTCCGCCCCTCCTGGTCCAAAGTTAACGTGGTGCATGAGAGTTTGCAAAGAGCCGTGCCAGACAGGCGTCGCCTGAGTGTGTCATGTCAGGGCTCTATAAATATAGTGTGTGACACTCTCTGCAGCAGTTGGTCATGGTACTCCCTCcatttttacttctttttttttgtacccgTGAACATTAAGCCCCTAGATGACCTTAAATCATCTTTCCTGCTCTTCAGTTGAGCCTTATCGGGGAATAAGGGGCACGTGTTAGAAATGTAGATGAGCGTTCACCATTTCCAATCATACGTGTTATTACTtcaccttttgacctttttgaaaGGACAAATTGTAAATATTTTGACGTTAAATTGTTGCTGCAGGTTTCCTACAGTAATTTCCGTTctccacatatatatatatatgtgcaacgtgctattataaagtctctCGTGTAATATATTCATAGAGAAATGATCCTCTGGGTTCTACACCAGCCGTAAAGTTCCGCGGGGCTCATCGCTCTCGCACCTTAAAGGAAGTTGTTAAGCGTTGGCGGCTCTTCCTCCGCGGTCGTCCGACCTCGCTGCCACACAAAAGTAAGCCAGGCTGGTCGTCCTTTTAACCCCCGCCGGCGCTTAAATTGAAACGAGCCTCTGCTGTGGATGCTGCTTGCAGGCTCAGAACAAGCAGAACAAAACCCTCGCTGCTGCCAAGGTTATCGACACCAAGACGGAGGATGAGCTGGAGGACTACATGGTGGAGATCGAGATCCTGGCCTCCTGCGACCACCATCACATCGTCAAGCTGCTGGATGCCTTCTATTTCGATGGCAAGCTGTGGGTAAGTAAGCAAGCAAGTGCCCGACTCCGAGaactctcccttttttttggtctgttGATGTGAAGCcgaggagacacagagacccCGAACCAGTCACGCAATGGAGACACACAAATTCATCCCAATTGGTTACGCGGTTCCTCAAAGGACTCTTAACATATTTGGTCCCAGTGCCCTTTGTAACACGTGGTCAGTAGATCTCATCCAGTGTGCCGTCACAGGCCCCAGAGCAATTAGGTCCAGGCCCCGTGGTGTCATGTGGCGTCCCTTGTGGACGGGCCGCGTCTACTGGAGGGTAATGGAGTGGTTTGGGTGGCTGGAGAGAAAGTGCCTGAATAATTCAAAGCCGCATGCAGGTTGTCCCTCCGGACCGCGTCCATCAGCTGGATGAATGTGCGAGTGCGTCCGCTGGGCACAGGTTGGGTGTTAAGTTAATGTTAATTATTctagaaggagaaaaaaaaaacaatccatccgcatgaatgattattattattatttttttatcctaaTATTAAGAGCATCAGAACCGGTGAACAGTATGAGTGAGATTTCCATAGAACAATAAATTGTAAACAGGAACAACCACTTAGTTTATTCGCTTTGTTAGAGTCGCTGAATAGAAGGCGGTGTTCGGTTGTAGCTTCTAttgattgatttcttttttttttctatcatcTGATACAGAGAGCTGCCAAGTGCCATTAAATATGAGGTGgttctctgttacattacaaCTGACATCAGGAGCAGGGCGTTTCACATCTCTATGACAATATTAGGGAGCAGTGCTTCATTCTTAAACAGTATGCATGATGTCTCATGTAGACACACGCACCAATCATTTGATTAGAAGTTCATCTAGTAGAAATTGGCTGGCCGacgcaccttttttttaaatgaaagcgtGACGTGCATCGTAAATGGACCGTAAGGAGGGGATCCCGGTCCCCGTCTCCAGCGTGCAGTTCAGACCTTCACCTGAAAATTCCAAATATAAATGTCATTACAGGATGCTCAGCGTGGCTTTGTAGTGTCTGATCGATTACCTGACATGACAGAGTCATCGATTTCATGGAtgtagtttttaaaaagaagggcGAGGCAATGACTCAATCAGACACGTTATCGTGTCTTAATGGGATCATATATGGAATATCTTGTGACACAATTCAATTGTCTAAATTGATAATTACAAGCACATGTTGCGTAAATTTCCCCCAAAATCAACCTGGATCAAGCTCTGTTACACCAAATTATTGTCTTTACATTTAACAATGTCACTATTATAAATATTTCGTTATTTTCAGGATCATTTCACTGTTCAGCTACCTTTTTGAGAGCAAAAGTCCTTTTTAAGCCAATGATGTAATATGAGAGAAGGGTCGTTTTAGCCCTGTTTCATCAAAGTaaactttttttgttctgaTTTCCTTCCCCATTTCAGATTCTGATTGAGTTCTGTGCGGGTGGTGCAGTGGATGCCATCATGCTGGGTAAGTCCCTCATTTACGGCAGGAAACAAAAGAACACTGCACTAAAGTTCTGGAACTTTTTCTTCATCCTCAAGTgccaagtcttttttttttctttctgttattCCATCCAGAAACCTCCTCCATCCCCATTTTCCCCTCTCGGCAATCGGAAAGGCCGCTCCAACTGTGCAATTACTGTGGCTCAGATTTGAAGGAGCGGCCCTTTTTCGCTCCTCGGGCCTGCAGCCTATCCTTCTCGCTTTAAAGCTCCTCGCCACTTTCTCTTGCGTTACTACTTACTAACTAGAAAGAGGACACCAGTTTTGAATTCCCTTTTTGGCGGTTGGACGTTGATGCGCTCAGCTCTGTGCTCTGACTCGCCAACCACAGCCGTAACCATCGGCGGGCTTAACGCGTGCATGTTTGTCCACAGAACTCGAGAGGCCCCTGACGGAGCCCCAGATCCGCGTGGTGTGCCGGCAGACTTTGGAGGCCCTGTCTTACCTCCACGACAACAAAgtcatccacagagacctgaaaGCCGGGAACATTCTCCTCTCTCTGAATGGAGAAGTGAAACTGGGTAAAACAAATCTGTCATCCTCTGCTGCCGCGATGCTCTTAATGGTTCTCTAGATGTGAGGGGATTACTAGTCCAGCTAAGCACACATTAAGGTACTCGCTCGAGGTCGCCACACCAAACGGTAGCTGGTTCATCGTTGATTTGGGTCTCAAGGCGTCCTTGATGGCCGCTCTGTATCTTCCTGCAGGACCGACACTAATGGGCTTAAAAGGATGATTAGCAGAGTAAATTGTGGATCCTATCAGCACCAGTGCTGTGGCAGCCAGCTGAGCTTTTTGGCTTTTGGGATAACAGTGCACAGGACTGTTTTTACAGGAATGAGTCATCCATGCAGCGGCAAGTTagaaaaacaaaggaagaaaataaggTGACGTCAACTGCTTTCCGTAAGCCCCAAAGGAGCGAgctgtactttgtgtgtgtgtgtgtgtgtgtgtgtgtgtgtgtatacgccACTTATTGGAGTCGGTGATGCAGTGAACCTGTTACATAAGATATTCCACAAGTACAATTATTCATGTTGCTTCTCGTGCCCATAGCTGCTGGCTGCCTCGTGATTCATGTTGTGTAGGCAGAGGGTCGTGGCCCGAGCCCGGCAAACAATAATCATCGCCCAGTCGCCGGGGACTTTAATGATAGATTTCCCTTTCCCTGAGATGTGTGCATACTGTAAAGCatttgggaggggagggggcgccAGACAGTGTTTCACAGGTAACTGGAGGGAACTGCTGAAAGAGATGGTGAGAAAAGGAGATTGAGTATTTTCTTCCTGCTTATGAGGCTTATATTTCAAACGCTTTAAAAGCAGGTAAACTCCTAGTAGAAATGTCACATATGTTGTTCTTGATTGTGTATCGATTTATTGTAACTGTTATACTGTCGTACAGTCTAAAAATAATCATAACTCAATTCTACTTTCAGCTGACTTTGGGGTGTCGGCTAAAAATACCAAGACTTTTCAGAGGAGGGATTCTTTCATCGGCACTCCGTACTGGTGAGTCACTGAGGCTGCGTACAGCGTTTCCCCCGCTTCCGTCCACGCGTGTCTCACGGCGGGGACTTTTCTCCGCTGTGGCACAAAAGCTGTCATGCAATGTGGCAacggaggggggaaaaaaggcctTATTCTGCGATTTAGAGACACAGCGTTGGACGACCTCAGCTTTGAATACCAAATAGCGCGTATGTCGAGGCAGAAGCCTATTTCGGTGTCTTTTTACCCTTTaggaggggagagaaaacaTTCGGGGATCAGACAGATTCACTCGCAAATGACCTCCGTGCTAATGCCAAAACCCACCGCCGTGTGTCATTTCCGCAGGATGGCCCCAGAGGTGGTAATGTGCGAAACCTCCAAGGACCGTCCCTACGACTTCAAGGCCGACATCTGGTCCCTCGGAGTGACCCTGATAGAGCTGGCGCAGATTGAGCCGCCCAACCACGAGATGAACCCCATGCGGGTGCTGCTGAAAATAGCCAAGGCGGAGCCACCCACACTCATGCATCCCTCTCGCTGGTGAGATGGCGGACCGGAGATAAGGACATGTGGACTTTCTCAATGTGTAAAAGCGCAGTGGATTGTTAATGCTTAACTGAGTggctacaggggggggggtgaagagtgTTGTTAATTGTGTTTCGCCGAGCAGGGCCCAGGGAGGCTTACTTTGTTCCATGGCCAACACACATTTATCCTTTTTTAAAGGTCGCTGGAATTTAACGACTTCCTGCGAAGGGCGCTTGATAAGAATGTGGACAATAGGTGGGGCACGCAGCAGCTTCTACAGGTGAGCCGGCCGACGCTGTTCCCTCCTTTAGTGTCGCATGCATACACACTCgattagtcattttctcattattCTGATGCCTGTTTTCAGCCCGGCGGTTTGCGAGGGAGGGAATTGTATATTTATCGCGTCGCTGTGCTTTTTTTGCGTAGCATCCCTTCGTCACCAGTGTAACGGATAGCAAACCGCTCAGAGAGCTCATAGCTGAAGCCAAAGCTGAAGTCACCGAGGAGATCGAGGacagcaaagaggaggaggaggaggaagagcctgATACACCTTTGGTGGGTGGCCAACACAATATGTCTTGCACGGTGTAAGAGTTGTTGATATCTGAATGAAAGATGTAATTTTTTTCGTGCGACGCAGGCGGCTTCCGGGCACAAGCGGGTGCCATCGGATGCCAGCGCGGCCAGCTCGGAGGACGACAAAGTCCCGCCGACTCCCTCCGCCCTGGAATCCGTCACGGAGAAGACGGAGGCCGATCCGGCCGAGGACCGGATCAGCGACAAGCTCTCCGATGAGGGTCTTGGAACGAGTGAGGCGGAcaagacggaggaggaggagaaactcaACGAGGTGTCGGATGCTAGTAATGAAGACCTCGCCTCTGGCCTGATAGAACCCACCAAGGACCTCACATCGCAAGGTCCCACAGAGGCGCCAAGACTAGAAGATAGTCGATCTGAAGAGATTCCTGCTGAGCCTCTGCTTTCGCAGCCAGACGAAGCTGGAGATGCAGTGGACACCCAAGAGCTGCTCGTAGCAGGGGAGGAACAGAAGGACATACAAGGAGAGGAAACggttaaagaagaagaagaagaaaccgaTGCTCTTACAGTAGAATCCAGAGAATCCCATGGCCAACCCGAAGACCAACCAGAAGAACCAGAAGTCATATCGGCGGAAGTGGCtcaggcagaagaagaaagcaaagaGCCATGTGAGACGCCTCGGCATGAATTGACAGAGGACGGGATAGAAAACGTCACCGATGTGAGCAAAGTATCGAATGTGGCGGCTGGAGCCACGGGCGAGAAGCAGAGCGACGACGAGCCCCCCGCCGCGGTGCTGTTGGAGGAGGAGCCCACGGAAAGCCAGCCAGAGGAAAAGCCCGCGGACGCGGCCTGCGAGGAGCCACGGCGGGCCGGGCCGGACGATGCGACCAAGGGGGAGGACGCTCGGGGGGGGCAGGCCCCAAACGCCTCCCCAGATGCAGTCAGCGATGAAGCCCAGGTCCCCTCTGAGGAGTCTCACCCGGTGGTCCCATGCGGCGGCGACgacgccgaggaggaggaagaagccccTCGCGGGGACGAGGGCACTTCCCAAGAGGCCGCCCCCGCGCCGGAGGGCGAAGCGGATCCCGAGAGCAAGACGGAGGGCGGGAGCCCCCCCGCTGCGGCTCAGCCCGATTTGGAGAAGGACTCCGACTCCGGAAGCAGCTCGGCCGCCGATAGCAACAGCCTTGACCTCAACCTGTCCATCTCCAGCTTCCTGTCGAAGACTAAGGAAGGGATGTCCATGCAGGTAAGgcgtcgcggggggggggaggaggggcccgTGTCAATCACAGCCTCGGTGGTTCAACCGTCGGCCCTCTCCTGATTTATTCGTAGGAGTCCAGGCGCCAGAAGAAGACCCTGAAGAAGACGCGCAAGTTCATGGTGGACGGCGTGGAGGTCAGCGTGACGACGTCGAAGATCGTGACGGACAACGACACCAAGAGCGAGGAGCTGAGGTTCCTGAGGTGCGTCGCTTACGTTACTGCAGCTCCGGATCCAGAGACAC containing:
- the slka gene encoding STE20-like serine/threonine-protein kinase isoform X1, with the protein product MSFFNFRKIFKLGPDKKKKQYEHVHRDVNPEEIWDIIGELGDGAFGKVYKAQNKQNKTLAAAKVIDTKTEDELEDYMVEIEILASCDHHHIVKLLDAFYFDGKLWILIEFCAGGAVDAIMLELERPLTEPQIRVVCRQTLEALSYLHDNKVIHRDLKAGNILLSLNGEVKLADFGVSAKNTKTFQRRDSFIGTPYWMAPEVVMCETSKDRPYDFKADIWSLGVTLIELAQIEPPNHEMNPMRVLLKIAKAEPPTLMHPSRWSLEFNDFLRRALDKNVDNRWGTQQLLQHPFVTSVTDSKPLRELIAEAKAEVTEEIEDSKEEEEEEEPDTPLAASGHKRVPSDASAASSEDDKVPPTPSALESVTEKTEADPAEDRISDKLSDEGLGTSEADKTEEEEKLNEVSDASNEDLASGLIEPTKDLTSQGPTEAPRLEDSRSEEIPAEPLLSQPDEAGDAVDTQELLVAGEEQKDIQGEETVKEEEEETDALTVESRESHGQPEDQPEEPEVISAEVAQAEEESKEPCETPRHELTEDGIENVTDVSKVSNVAAGATGEKQSDDEPPAAVLLEEEPTESQPEEKPADAACEEPRRAGPDDATKGEDARGGQAPNASPDAVSDEAQVPSEESHPVVPCGGDDAEEEEEAPRGDEGTSQEAAPAPEGEADPESKTEGGSPPAAAQPDLEKDSDSGSSSAADSNSLDLNLSISSFLSKTKEGMSMQESRRQKKTLKKTRKFMVDGVEVSVTTSKIVTDNDTKSEELRFLRRQELRELRLLQKEEQRAQQQLSNKLQQQREQIFRRFEQETAAKKRQYDQEVENLEKKQKQTIERLEQDHTSRLRDEAKRIKADQDKELSKFQNMLKNRKKEAKQEVGQSPKHMRKDLLKRVREDLLLLNNSEEQEFLQKQQQELDGALKKIIQQHKLEITTIERDCLNHKQQLMRAREAAMWELEERHLQEKHQQLKQQLKDQYFLQRHQLLKRHEKEMEQMHRYNQRMFEEMKNKQTQERVRLPKIQRSEAKTRMAMFKKSIRITATATFTPEQERERVKQFASQEDKRQKNERLHQHQKHENQMRDLQLQCDSNIRELQQLQNEKCHLLIEHETQKLKELDEEHSQEIKEWREKLRPRKKALEDEFTRKLQEQEVFFKMSGESECLNPSTQSRVSKFYAIPNLHNSGS
- the slka gene encoding STE20-like serine/threonine-protein kinase isoform X2, which translates into the protein MSFFNFRKIFKLGPDKKKKQYEHVHRDVNPEEIWDIIGELGDGAFGKVYKAQNKQNKTLAAAKVIDTKTEDELEDYMVEIEILASCDHHHIVKLLDAFYFDGKLWILIEFCAGGAVDAIMLELERPLTEPQIRVVCRQTLEALSYLHDNKVIHRDLKAGNILLSLNGEVKLADFGVSAKNTKTFQRRDSFIGTPYWMAPEVVMCETSKDRPYDFKADIWSLGVTLIELAQIEPPNHEMNPMRVLLKIAKAEPPTLMHPSRWSLEFNDFLRRALDKNVDNRWGTQQLLQHPFVTSVTDSKPLRELIAEAKAEVTEEIEDSKEEEEEEEPDTPLAASGHKRVPSDASAASSEDDKVPPTPSALESVTEKTEADPAEDRISDKLSDEGLGTSEADKTEEEEKLNEVSDASNEDLASGLIEPTKDLTSQGPTEAPRLEDSRSEEIPAEPLLSQPDEAGDAVDTQELLVAGEEQKDIQGEETVKEEEEETDALTVESRESHGQPEDQPEEPEVISAEVAQAEEESKEPCETPRHELTEDGIENVTDVSKVSNVAAGATGEKQSDDEPPAAVLLEEEPTESQPEEKPADAACEEPRRAGPDDATKGEDARGGQAPNASPDAVSDEAQVPSEESHPVVPCGGDDAEEEEEAPRGDEGTSQEAAPAPEGEADPESKTEGGSPPAAAQPDLEKDSDSGSSSAADSNSLDLNLSISSFLSKTKEGMSMQESRRQKKTLKKTRKFMVDGVEVSVTTSKIVTDNDTKSEELRFLRRQELRELRLLQKEEQRAQQQLSNKLQQQREQIFRRFEQETAAKKRQYDQEVENLEKKQKQTIERLEQDHTSRLRDEAKRIKADQDKELSKFQNMLKNRKKEAVAQVMIQSFQLSSCALFNAQMQDEQEFLQKQQQELDGALKKIIQQHKLEITTIERDCLNHKQQLMRAREAAMWELEERHLQEKHQQLKQQLKDQYFLQRHQLLKRHEKEMEQMHRYNQRMFEEMKNKQTQERVRLPKIQRSEAKTRMAMFKKSIRITATATFTPEQERERVKQFASQEDKRQKNERLHQHQKHENQMRDLQLQCDSNIRELQQLQNEKCHLLIEHETQKLKELDEEHSQEIKEWREKLRPRKKALEDEFTRKLQEQEVFFKMSGESECLNPSTQSRVSKFYAIPNLHNSGS
- the slka gene encoding STE20-like serine/threonine-protein kinase isoform X3 encodes the protein MSFFNFRKIFKLGPDKKKKQYEHVHRDVNPEEIWDIIGELGDGAFGKVYKAQNKQNKTLAAAKVIDTKTEDELEDYMVEIEILASCDHHHIVKLLDAFYFDGKLWILIEFCAGGAVDAIMLELERPLTEPQIRVVCRQTLEALSYLHDNKVIHRDLKAGNILLSLNGEVKLADFGVSAKNTKTFQRRDSFIGTPYWMAPEVVMCETSKDRPYDFKADIWSLGVTLIELAQIEPPNHEMNPMRVLLKIAKAEPPTLMHPSRWSLEFNDFLRRALDKNVDNRWGTQQLLQHPFVTSVTDSKPLRELIAEAKAEVTEEIEDSKEEEEEEEPDTPLAASGHKRVPSDASAASSEDDKVPPTPSALESVTEKTEADPAEDRISDKLSDEGLGTSEADKTEEEEKLNEVSDASNEDLASGLIEPTKDLTSQGPTEAPRLEDSRSEEIPAEPLLSQPDEAGDAVDTQELLVAGEEQKDIQGEETVKEEEEETDALTVESRESHGQPEDQPEEPEVISAEVAQAEEESKEPCETPRHELTEDGIENVTDVSKVSNVAAGATGEKQSDDEPPAAVLLEEEPTESQPEEKPADAACEEPRRAGPDDATKGEDARGGQAPNASPDAVSDEAQVPSEESHPVVPCGGDDAEEEEEAPRGDEGTSQEAAPAPEGEADPESKTEGGSPPAAAQPDLEKDSDSGSSSAADSNSLDLNLSISSFLSKTKEGMSMQESRRQKKTLKKTRKFMVDGVEVSVTTSKIVTDNDTKSEELRFLRRQELRELRLLQKEEQRAQQQLSNKLQQQREQIFRRFEQETAAKKRQYDQEVENLEKKQKQTIERLEQDHTSRLRDEAKRIKADQDKELSKFQNMLKNRKKEEQEFLQKQQQELDGALKKIIQQHKLEITTIERDCLNHKQQLMRAREAAMWELEERHLQEKHQQLKQQLKDQYFLQRHQLLKRHEKEMEQMHRYNQRMFEEMKNKQTQERVRLPKIQRSEAKTRMAMFKKSIRITATATFTPEQERERVKQFASQEDKRQKNERLHQHQKHENQMRDLQLQCDSNIRELQQLQNEKCHLLIEHETQKLKELDEEHSQEIKEWREKLRPRKKALEDEFTRKLQEQEVFFKMSGESECLNPSTQSRVSKFYAIPNLHNSGS